One Salvia splendens isolate huo1 chromosome 1, SspV2, whole genome shotgun sequence genomic window, aaatgactgacccagcagtataactgggctgaaaatttgggccagtggtccaaccgatcgaaaaaaactgtccaatcgatcataaaaaaaagtccaacccctccaagattcaccttgaagggtttgagggagggtgttggcaattgaaacataaaaatgaatataataatatctcacatcagtgtacacaaagagcttaatccactatataagtctcatgggcctcttctcttatcaccaattgattttaggatggaacccatggatttctatcattcGATCGATTGGATTACTCGCCCAGTCAGCATCGGTGAATCCATAAATTCCTCGATGTTTATTCTTTTTGAACATTATACCATGTCCAACTGTTCCTTTGAGATACCGCACGATCCTCAAAGCAGCTTCAAAGTGATCTTTTTGCGGTCGATGCATAAATTGGCTCACTACCCCTACTGCATACGCAATGTCTGGTCTAGTATGAGAAAGGTAGATGAGTTTTCCCACCAAGTGCTGGTACTTGCTTTGATCTGCTAATTCAGCTTTCTCAGAGACCTGCAGCCCATGGTTCACTAGTATCGGTGTGTCGGCGGGTTTGCAATCAATCAAGCCTGTCTCCGCTAGAATATCCAGGATGTACTTCTTTTGTCTCAAGAAGATTCCTCCTTCGGACCGTAGTACTTCTATCCCTAAGAAGTATTTAAGATTCCCCCAatttttcatttcaaactcttGGAATAAGCTCCCCTCTAGTCTTTCTATTTCTTCCGTATCATCTCCcgtgataatcatatcatctacatagatgaccAGACACATGATTTTGTCCTCTCGCTTCTTCAAGAATAGAGTGTGATCTGAGTGACTTTGCCGAAACCCATATTTGGTCATGGCTTCTttgaatctcccaaaccaaacCCTTGGGGACTGTTTAAGTCCGTAGATGGTGTTCTTTAGACGACATCCTTCCCCTTTTTCAAATCCCTCCGAGAATCCAGGGGGAGCTTCCATGTATACTTCTCTTTTTAGTTCCCCATGTAGAAATGCGTTTGTTACATCAAATTAGTGAAGTGGCCAGTCCCTATTTGCAGCAAAAGATAGGAGTACCCGAATGGTATTCATTTTTGCTACTGGTGAGAAAGTCTCATCGTAGTCAACTCCGTAAGTCTGGGTGTAGCCCTTGGCGACTAGTCGTGCTTTGTATCTTTCTAAGATTCATCTGGCCTTCGTTTGATAGTGAACACCCACTTACATCCAACTGCTTTCTTTCTGTCCGGGATTTTGCATTTCTACCATGTGCCGTTTCTTTCTAAGGCTCCCATTTCTTTCATCATCGCCTCTCGCCAGTGTTTGTGTCTCCATGCTTCTTCCACAGTACATGGAATctcctcttcttcatatagggcGGCCTCGAATGCGTGTGCCATCTCTGAGAGGTGTCCCTTAGTTAGGTTCACGACCGAGTACTTACCTTTTCTACTGATGACGTCGGGGCTATATCGTTTCGATGGAACTCCTCTGTTGGCCCTTGGAGGAAGTTTTTACCCTCCGAGTTCTTCACTGATCTGTTCTTCCAATAGATCACAAATGTCTGACTCACTTTGTGAGACTGCTTCGGCCTCATTATCTGTCTCAGGGTCAGTTTCGCCAACGCATACCAAATCAGTCGGAGTTTGAAGAGTACTTACAGGGGATACCAGTAAGGGATCTTCTTGGATGGTGTCACTATTTGGTGCGGGTTGtatttcttcttcaacttcttcTTCTCTTGGGCCTTGAGTCGATGAGCTGTTCTGGGCTGGTAACCAGCTTAGTGGATCACTctgactctccccctgaccgctaagttGGTTAAAAAAATAGTTTGTCTCAAGGAAATCGCAGTTCATAGTGGTGAACAAGCGATTGGTTTTAGGGTCGAAGCATCTATAACTCTTCTGTGAGATCCCATACCCCACGAAGACACATTTTATAGCACAGGGGGCTAGTTTATTTCGCTCATGCTTTGGGATGTGTACAAATACTGAGCATCCGAAAACTCGAGGCTGCAAGGTCAAAGGTAATGGTATGTGGGCTAACGTCTAGAGGGCTTGCATGGGTGTTTGCAGGTCAAGAGTTCTAGACGGTAATCGGTTTGTCAGATAGACAGATGCGGCAACAACTTCGGGCCAGAAGTGTTTGGGGGTGTTAGACTCAATAAGCATGGCTCTAGCCATTTCTAGGAGGGTGCGATTTTTCCTTTCTAATACACCATTTTGTTCTGGGGTGTATGGGCATGTGGTTTGGTGGACAAGGCCTTTATCGTGATACCATGTTGAGAAAGGAAAGATACCAAAGAATAAAAGCAATTATGGACCACAATTATGCTCCAAAAATAGAATAGGAAAATTGATAATTGATTGATACTTAATTGATCTTATACCTTAATTACATATGTATCATCCCTATACAAAGAGGGAGTCTCTGCAGTAATAGAATCATCATCGAATTATCAATTACAATACCTCTTCATTCTCCAATTATGCCTAATATCCCATTCAAGAGATGGGACATGGGAGTCGCAAAATTGTTTAAAAGAAGTCAACTTTTTGGTTCAAATTGTGTTCCTACTCTTCACCGACAATATGATTTGTATTTCGTTGTTCATTCAGTCTGTTTCgcatatgaaaaaaaaaactgtatGCATTTTTAATTGTTACATAAATTATTGTTTGCTACATATTCCTTAGATTAAATTAACGGACAACTTGGCTATATTTGGTATTGGTAGGTAATATATTCGTTTTTGCATGGATTTCTGTCAAAGTCGTGTGATTTGTCTACTTCTAACTTATTTATATTTCCATTGCAAATGTGAAAAGCATGACTTAACAAAGTTTGAGCCCATTCTTTGGGGTTAGAGGTTGGCCTTCCTAAATTGACCAGtctaaatattagtagtatatgaTAATTGCGTTACATTTTATTCTGATTTACTCAGCTCATTTTAGCCTATCTACTTTGTATTTTTTACTATGCTGGAATGAACACATTTGATGTAATttttcacaaaaataaaaaattaatcggCTTAGTTAAGAAATCAAGCTTTGTTATAAAAGATAGAGAGATGCAAAGATTAATCCTCCAGTTTAAAACAAGAGTCCGCAAAGAGGTGCTAACTATTTACCAATATCCTTAATTATTCTTAATCACATGATAGTTGCACCTGAATAATTCAATTTCATCACCACTTTTACACTATAAATAGCACCTCTGCTTCCCACATTTCTCATCACATTCAAAGCAAATACTTCATTGCTTTTCCatctatttctcttactttcaAGCTTAAAAACCATAACCATGGTTGCCATCACTTATGATATGGAGGTTACTTCCTCACTCCCAGCTGCAAAGATGTTCAAAGCCATGGTTCTCGACGCCGACACTCTCATTCCCAAGATCATGCCTCAGGCCATCAAGAACGTGGAGATCGTGGAAGGAGATGGTGGCGTTGGCACCGTGAAGATCATTCATTTTGGTGAAGGGAGTCAGTATAAGAGCGCTAAGCACCGCGTGGAGGCCATTGACAAGGAGAACTTGACACACACCTACAGCATCATTGAGGGCGACGCTCTTGCAGGTGTCCTCGAATCCATTACTTATCATATCAAGATCATCCCAACGGAAGATAGAGGATGCATCTGCAAGAACAGAAGCATTTACAACACCAAAGGCGAGGTCGAGATTAATGAGGAGAAGATAAAGGAAGGGAAAGAGAAGGCAATGGCTATGTTCAAGGCCATTGAGGCATATGTTCAAGCCAATCCTGACTACTAGAACCATTCTCAATAATCATCTCTGTTTTCTGTTCAATTATTGTAATAGAATAACAAGTCTCAGTGCTGGTTTTCTGAGTGAATGTATTGAATTTGAATTACAAGTTTGCATTTGATGTTATGTAATGTTTTTTATATTGTCTTACTCTATATTCCAAAGTTGCAACTccatatttttttagaaaactAGGTAAAAACTTTtgcaattgaaaataaaaagtaaCTATCTcaccacatcggtgtcaagagaaaaatgaaactagtatataaatcccACTGGCACtactcctatcaccaattggttttaggacgGAACTTATGAATTTTCTATCATGGCATCAGAGCGGGTCACCAATTGTGGGCCAAATTTAACTAACCCAACAGTATATCTGAgcttaaaatttgggccaatAGTCCAAccaatcgaaaaaaaaattgggtcaGTCGTCCAACCGAtcagaaaaaagtccaaccccttaACCCTATGAGGATTTGAGGGATGGTGTTGCAAttcaaactaaaaaataatagattccatggatttctatcaaaaACTAGATTTCTTAGCTTTAATTAAACaagaaagagaaaacaaaagaaTGATCAAACCGAGGAaagtatatttatatataaaatattacacCTTAATAGCAACACAACAAATTTGAATTCACAAAACCTGCATACAAAGCAATAGCAATTGACATATTACAAATTGAGTATCACACAAACCTCTTATATGAGAGAGATTGAGATAGGAAATGAAGGCTTCGTCAAGACGACGATTTGGTAGTAGAGGGATTGAACGGAAGCTGTTCAGCGCAGGAGAGCACTTCATGGGGTCCTGCTTCCTCTCGACCAACGCCCAACAAGTCGAGATAATAGAGGTAGTGAGAGATGATGTTGTTCATGGGATCAATGTCACCCTGCCCGCAAGTGAGCTCACCGTACAAAAGATTCATAGTGCTTCCGAATCCAGGAGCTCGTCTTGCCAACGTGTCGTTCTTGGTGGGTTTCCAGTTCCCAACAAAGACATCGTGCGCAGATGGCTGTTTCCGTTTCACGGGCGTCATCCATCTGTAGATTGCAGCCTGGAAGGCAATGGTGGCATTTTGTTCAACGTATTCCGGATGGTTCAACAAATCCTGATTTATACCTTTACCAATTGCTCCGTAGTTGTAGTTCCTGGAATGATATCACAACATACCGCATTTCTTATTTT contains:
- the LOC121744631 gene encoding major allergen Pru ar 1-like; protein product: MVAITYDMEVTSSLPAAKMFKAMVLDADTLIPKIMPQAIKNVEIVEGDGGVGTVKIIHFGEGSQYKSAKHRVEAIDKENLTHTYSIIEGDALAGVLESITYHIKIIPTEDRGCICKNRSIYNTKGEVEINEEKIKEGKEKAMAMFKAIEAYVQANPDY